The Chryseobacterium phocaeense genome includes the window AGAATGGCTTGAAAATTATTTAACCAAAGCAAAAATTACCTTATTGCTGGTTACTCACGACCGTTATTTCCTGGACAGCGTTTGCGATATTATCTGGGAAATGGAAGATCAGAACCTTTATCTTCACAACGGATCTTATGCAACCTATCTTGAAAATAAGATGATCCGCGAGGATAATATGAATGCGACCATCGACAAGGCCAACAACCTTTACAGAAAGGAACTGGAATGGATGCGCAGACAGCCGAAAGCCCGTACCACAAAGTCAAAAAGTAGGATTGATGCTTTCTATGAAACAGAAAAAGTAGCTAAAACTGACACCAGCAAACAGGGACTTGAACTGGATTTTGAAATGAAACGCCTCGGGAATAAGATCCTTGAGTTGAAAAATATCGACAAAAGCTTTGGAGACAAACTATTACTAAAGGATTTCAGCTACCAGTTCCAGCGCGGCGAAAAGGTTGGAATTGTAGGAAAAAACGGTGCGGGAAAATCCACACTGTTAAATATTATCCAGGGACTTGAACAATATGACAGCGGTGCTATTGAAACAGGAGAAACAATTTCTTTCGGGTATTTTTCGCAAAAGGGACTTACGTATAAAGAGGATGAGCGTGTGATAGATTTCATCAAAGAAATTGCAGAATATTACCCTCTTGCCAACGGAAAAAGTCTTTCCGCATCACAGTTTTTGAGATTATTCCTGTTTGATGACCAGACCCAGTATTCGCCGATTTCCAAATTATCCGGCGGCGAAAAAAGGAGGCTTCACCTGATGTACATCCTGTATCAGAATCCTAATTTCCTTATTTTTGATGAGCCTACGAATGATCTTGATCTTCCTACGCTGACCGTTCTTGAGAACTTCCTTCAGCAGTTCCAGGGTTCACTGATCATTGTTTCTCACGACAGGTATTTCATGGACAGAATTGTAGATCACGTTCTCGCCTTTGAGGGCAACGGAAAGATCAGGGATTTTGTTGGAACCTTTTCGGAATACAGGGAAGCCAAGAGCCGCGAAGATGCTATGGAAAAAAATACAGCATCCAAACCGGAACCGGTAAAAGAAACTGTAGCAGCTCCGGAAGTTTCCCAGGCTTCTGCGAAAAAAAGAAAAATGACCTTTAAGGAACAGAGGGAACTGGAAACCATAGAAAAGGAAATGCCTGAACTTGAACAACAGCGCGCAAAGATCATGGACCAATTGAATAACGAAACAGAATATGAGAAAGTAGCCCAACTTTCCGCCGAGCTGGAGACTGTTTCTGAAAAGCTTGAGGAATATGAGATGAGATGGCTGGAGCTTCAGGAGATTTAAAAAAGTTAGAAGTTATAAATTATGAGTTATAAGTTATAGAAAATAGAGGTTTTCAAGATATAAAATGAGAGTTTAAAGCATTTTTAAACTCTCACATAAATTTATAAATTTTCCTTTTTGTTAACCAGAATCTCAATCCAGAATCTCATAACTTATAACTCATCACTTAAATACACTATTTTCCCTCCTTTTGAGCTTTCCAGCGAGGCATCAATGATCTTCATATTCTGCACCACTTCCCTTCCCTGGGACGGCAGCGCATATCCGAAGACGATATATTCGTAGATCTGCTGATAATAATTCATATAATTTCCGGGTTCACTGGAGGTAAGAATTCTTTCTGTCTCTGAATTTTCGTTTAAAAAATTCAGGATTCCATCCGTTCCTTGCAAAGGCTCGGTCCATTCTGTTCCATATACAGGAATTACACCGGCCACCAGTTCGTTTTCCTGATTATCGGTTCTTTCCTGAAGGAAGCTCCCTTTTTCTCCGTGAACAGAATACGCATAATGTGCTTCTTTGGTGAAAACAGATGATTTAAGTCTTACCCTTAGGTTATCTTTATAGTATAACAGAATTTCAAAATAATCGTTCGCATATTCTTCTCCTTTCATGGAAAACACATCGGCAAAAAGCTTTTCAGGATATCCGAAATACTGTACCGCCTGGTCTACAAGATGGGCTCCAAGATCGTGCAGGGAACCAGAACCTGTCTGCTGAGGGTCTTCTTTATGCTGTTTTCCGCTTGGTGTGGTCCGGAATCTGTCAAAACGGATCTCTGCTTCTTTGATGCTTCCCAGTGTTCCGTCATTAAGAATTTTATGCACCTGTAAAAAATCACGGTCAAATCTTCTGTTCTGATACACACTTAAAAACAGTCCTTTGGATTCCGCCAGATTCACAAGCTCTTCTGCTTCCGAAACACTTACGGTAAAAGGTTTCTCAACAATTATATTTTTCCCCGCCTCAAGAGCCATCTTTGCATATTCATAATGGGTCTGCACGGGAGTATTGATGATCACCAGTTCTATATCTGCACTCTGAAGCATTTCTTCTACGGAACGGTAAATCGTAGCTTCAGGGTATTTTTCCTTAGATTCATCTTTGCTTCTTTCTACTACCGCCGCCATAAAAAATCCGGGATGTTCTTTCAAAAACGGAGCGTGGAACACTTTTCCGCTCATTCCAAAGGCACAAAGTCCTGCTTTTACCAATTGCATATGTTTAATTTTTAAACAAATATATTCATAAAAGAAACCTGATCCATCATCTGAGCTGTATAGAAATAATTTTCTGCTGTAAAAAAGCGATAAAGTTATCGGTATTTTACATCCTCCGGTTAGTCCTAAATAAGTAAGTCTGAAAGAAGAATCAGATTTACCGTTGCAGCCCTTATCATTCCGGTGTCCGTCTGATTTATTAGAATTATATTATCGTTAAAATAATGACCAAATAATTCACATTCCTATCATCCCGGAATTAACACATATTCTGAGTTTTTATCTTAAATTAAGAAGTCTGGCACATTTCTTGTCTTTTCTTTAATCTACAAATGATAACATTTAATTATTAAAATAATAAATTATGAAAAAACTAATTTTTGCAGGAATATTGGCAGTATCAGGATTAACTGCAACTGCTAACGCTCAGATTCAAAAAGGTAACTGGCTGGTAGGAAGTAGCCTTTTAACAAGTAACTTCGGTTTAAACACCGGTGGAGGATACAGTATTGCCATTCAGCCTAAAGGAGCTTATTTCATAGAAGACAATGTTGCCGTGGGTGGATATGTTAATTTAGGAATCAGCAAAGTAACCAATGGAAGCCCTACAAGATTTGACTATGCAGTAGGTGGTTTAGGCCGTTACTATCTTTCTCCGGGTGAAAAAGGAGTAGATAATTTATTGAATCACGGACGTTGGTTCTTTGAAGGTAACGTAGGTATCGGAGGATCATCTGTTGAAAATGGTAATTCTACAACAGGTCTTGACTTTGGTGTAGGTCCTGGTTACTCTTACTTTATCACTCCAAACATTGGTCTTGAAGGTCTTGTTAAATATCAGGGTCAAACCGGATTTGGTAGCGAAGGTCTTAACTCCAATATTACGTTCAACGTAGGATTCAGTATTTATTTACCGACTTCGAAGGCTAAAGACATTGCAAGAGACGTAAACTAGTCACTTTACATTTACCGAAATAAAAAAATTGAAATCGCCCCGAAAAATTTTTCGGGGCGATTTTCGTACAAATTAAAACTAAACTATAAAAAATCAAATAAATCATGTATTGGGTTGGGGCGTATATCTCAGATACGGCTTTATCTCGGTCACTCCTTTCGGAAATATTTTTCTGGCATCTTCTGTAGAAATGGCAGGCGGTACAATCACATCTTCACCCTGTTCCCAGTTGACAGGAGTAGCTATACTATGCGAATCAACCAGCTGAAGAGAATCCAGTACACGCAGGATCTCATTAAAATTCCTTCCGGTAGACGCCGGATAGGTAATGATAAGCCTTACTTTTTTGTTCGGATCTATAATCAATAATGAGCGTACTGTAGCGGTTACCGATGCATTCGGGTGAATAAAATCATACAATTCTGAAATGTTCCTGTCTTTATCTGCAATAATGGGAAACTGCACTTCTGTATCCTGGGTTTCGTTAATATCCTTAATCCAGTTCTGATGGTCTTCTACTCCATCTACACTTAAAGCAATAACTTTGGTTCCTCTTTTATCAAATTCCGATTTCAGTTTTGAAGTGTAACCCAGCTCTGTAGTGCATACAGGCGTATAATCTGCAGGATGTGAGAATAAGATTCCCCAGGAATCTCCTAAAAAATCATGAAATTTAATATCCCCTAAAGACGTCTCTGCCTGAAAGTCCGGTGCGGTATCTCCTAGTTTGATTGACATAATATTCTGCTTTGTTAGTCTACAAATTTAGTAGACTTTTTGAAACTGGCAAAATTTTTGTTGAAAATTTATATATTTAATCAAAATTTTATTCATGCAGAACATTGAGCACAGCTATGTAGACGTTATTTACAGGGTTTTGGAAAGCTGGTACATGAGGTTTGCCGAGCTTACCCCTAAATTGATCGTGGGGATTCTGGTTTTCTCTTTTTTTCTTATTACCAGTAAATACCTAAGTTTAGGCGCCGTAAGATTATTTCACAAGTTTTTCCCGAAAAGCAAAAAAGAAAGTTCTCTGGTTACTCTGATAGGCGTTTTCAGATTTCTGATTATGCTGATGGGGACCTTTATTGCCCTTGAAATTATGGGCTTCAGCGGCTTCCTGTGGAAGTTTATCGGAAGTTTAGGGGTAGCCGGGGTTATTGCCGGGGTGGCTTTGAAGGATCTGGTATCCAGCATTTTTTCAGGAATGCTGATCGGGATTGATAAAGCTTTTAAAGTGGGTGATTATATTACCATCGGGAATCATTCGGGAACGGTTCAGGAAATAGGATTTTTAACCACCAAAATTATTACTGACGATGGCAAAAAGGCATACATCCCCAATCAGGTGATTTTTAATGCACCGTTTTACAACATCACCGCATCACCTCAGCGCAGGATTATCTTAAATTTTGAAATTCCTGCCGATGAAGATATCACGAAAGCCCAGAAAGGAATGCTGGATGTGATTAAAAATCTGGAGGGTGTAGACCGGCTGGATACTTCTGAGGTTATTTTTACAGATCTGAAGCAGGGAAATTTCAATTTACAGGCTAAATTCTGGATGAAAATAGGGGCCAATATCGTTCAGCTGAAAAGCGAGGCCTATCTGAAGATCAAGGAACGCCTGGATGCGGATAATATTCAGTTGGTAACGCCTACAAGCATCAGCATTACCAATGGTGAAAGTCTTCCCCCCGAACATCAGGATAAATAACAAATATCAACCGCTTTTTTTAAGCGGTTTTTTTACTTCATTTGTTTCTTTTGTGCCTTTGAATGATCCTTCTTTGGCTGTTCATATGACAAAAAGATATTTTTAACCACAAAAGTCACAAAAGTTTTTTGACACGTAAGTTATTTTAAAGATAAGTAGAGTACACATAGAAGTACACATAAGTACTTATGAAAATCTTTGATTTTCTGCTTATGTGATCTTATTGATTTTCAGGAACGATAAAAAACTTTTAAAACTAAAATGTTCTAAAGTGTTGAACATTAAAAACTTTTGTGACTTTTGCGGTTAAAAAGAAAAAGAAAAAACCGTTCCAAAAATGAAACGGTTTTCTGTATTATTTAAAAGTTCAGGCTTATGCTAAAACTTCTTTTACTTTGTTGGCTGCTTCTTCCAGAGTAATTGCAGAATGTACAGGAAGACCTGATTCGTCAATTAATTGTTTAGCTTCTACAGCGTTTGTTCCCTGTAATCTTACGATCAATGGAACCGGAAGGCTACCCATTGCTCTGTAAGCATCTACAACTCCCTGAGCCACTCTGTCACATCTTACGATACCTCCGAAGATGTTGATCAGGATCGCTTTTACATTCGGATCTCTAAGGATAATTCCGAAAGCCGTCTGTACTCTCTGAGCATCAGCAGTACCACCTACGTCAAGGAAGTTGGCTGGGTTACCACCTGATAATTTGATGATATCCATAGTTGCCATTGCAAGACCGGCACCGTTTACCATACAGGCAACGTTACCGTCAAGTTTTACGAAGTTAAGACCAGCTTCACCAGCTTCTACGTCCATTGGATCTTCTTCTCTTGTATCTCTAAGTTCAGCTAAATCTTTGTGACGGAACAATGAGTTGTCATCCAAAGTAACTTTAGCATCTACAGCGATAATTTTATTATCAGAAGTTTTCAACACAGGGTTGATCTCGAAAAGAGAAGCATCAATTCCTGTATAAGCATTGTAAAGAGACGCGATGAATTTTGTGAATTCTTTGAACGCATTTCCCTCAAGACCTAAGTTGAAAGCAATTTTTCTGGCCTGGAATCCCTGAAGACCTAAAGCCGGATCAATAATTTCTTTGTGGATCAAATGAGGAGTAACTTCAGCTACGTGCTCGATATCCATCCCGCCTTCAGTAGAATATACGATGGTATTTTTACCTTCAGCTCTGTCTAAAAGAATGGAAACATAGAATTCCTTTGTTTCAGATTCTCCCGGATAATATACATCCTCTGCAACCAAAACAGAATTTACTTTTTTACCTTCAGCAGAAGTCTGAGGGGTAATAAGCTGCATTCCGATGATGTTCTGAGCGTTTTCTTTTAATTTATCCATGTTTGGAGAAAACTTTACACCACCACCTTTACCACGTCCACCTGCGTGGATCTGTGCTTTTACAACCCATCCCTGAGCTCCGGTTTCAGCAGTCAGCTTTTCAGCAGCAGCTACAGCTTCGTCTAC containing:
- a CDS encoding ABC-F family ATP-binding cassette domain-containing protein; its protein translation is MNYVSAENLTKSYGIKFLFKNISFHINEGDKIAIVAKNGSGKSTLLKILMGKEIADSGTVAINKDIQVVLFDQEIDFNPDLTIDEFMMTLDSEPILALKNYHKSLHSTDDAFIEKALNDMEAHKAWDLENEMKQILSQLKITNLEAKMGTLSGGQVKRVALAKLLTETRAEHKHTLLIMDEPTNHLDVEMVEWLENYLTKAKITLLLVTHDRYFLDSVCDIIWEMEDQNLYLHNGSYATYLENKMIREDNMNATIDKANNLYRKELEWMRRQPKARTTKSKSRIDAFYETEKVAKTDTSKQGLELDFEMKRLGNKILELKNIDKSFGDKLLLKDFSYQFQRGEKVGIVGKNGAGKSTLLNIIQGLEQYDSGAIETGETISFGYFSQKGLTYKEDERVIDFIKEIAEYYPLANGKSLSASQFLRLFLFDDQTQYSPISKLSGGEKRRLHLMYILYQNPNFLIFDEPTNDLDLPTLTVLENFLQQFQGSLIIVSHDRYFMDRIVDHVLAFEGNGKIRDFVGTFSEYREAKSREDAMEKNTASKPEPVKETVAAPEVSQASAKKRKMTFKEQRELETIEKEMPELEQQRAKIMDQLNNETEYEKVAQLSAELETVSEKLEEYEMRWLELQEI
- the sucC gene encoding ADP-forming succinate--CoA ligase subunit beta, whose amino-acid sequence is MNLHEYQSKEILSKYGVAIQRGFVANNVDEAVAAAEKLTAETGAQGWVVKAQIHAGGRGKGGGVKFSPNMDKLKENAQNIIGMQLITPQTSAEGKKVNSVLVAEDVYYPGESETKEFYVSILLDRAEGKNTIVYSTEGGMDIEHVAEVTPHLIHKEIIDPALGLQGFQARKIAFNLGLEGNAFKEFTKFIASLYNAYTGIDASLFEINPVLKTSDNKIIAVDAKVTLDDNSLFRHKDLAELRDTREEDPMDVEAGEAGLNFVKLDGNVACMVNGAGLAMATMDIIKLSGGNPANFLDVGGTADAQRVQTAFGIILRDPNVKAILINIFGGIVRCDRVAQGVVDAYRAMGSLPVPLIVRLQGTNAVEAKQLIDESGLPVHSAITLEEAANKVKEVLA
- a CDS encoding Gfo/Idh/MocA family oxidoreductase — encoded protein: MQLVKAGLCAFGMSGKVFHAPFLKEHPGFFMAAVVERSKDESKEKYPEATIYRSVEEMLQSADIELVIINTPVQTHYEYAKMALEAGKNIIVEKPFTVSVSEAEELVNLAESKGLFLSVYQNRRFDRDFLQVHKILNDGTLGSIKEAEIRFDRFRTTPSGKQHKEDPQQTGSGSLHDLGAHLVDQAVQYFGYPEKLFADVFSMKGEEYANDYFEILLYYKDNLRVRLKSSVFTKEAHYAYSVHGEKGSFLQERTDNQENELVAGVIPVYGTEWTEPLQGTDGILNFLNENSETERILTSSEPGNYMNYYQQIYEYIVFGYALPSQGREVVQNMKIIDASLESSKGGKIVYLSDEL
- a CDS encoding peroxiredoxin, whose translation is MSIKLGDTAPDFQAETSLGDIKFHDFLGDSWGILFSHPADYTPVCTTELGYTSKLKSEFDKRGTKVIALSVDGVEDHQNWIKDINETQDTEVQFPIIADKDRNISELYDFIHPNASVTATVRSLLIIDPNKKVRLIITYPASTGRNFNEILRVLDSLQLVDSHSIATPVNWEQGEDVIVPPAISTEDARKIFPKGVTEIKPYLRYTPQPNT
- a CDS encoding mechanosensitive ion channel family protein, with the translated sequence MQNIEHSYVDVIYRVLESWYMRFAELTPKLIVGILVFSFFLITSKYLSLGAVRLFHKFFPKSKKESSLVTLIGVFRFLIMLMGTFIALEIMGFSGFLWKFIGSLGVAGVIAGVALKDLVSSIFSGMLIGIDKAFKVGDYITIGNHSGTVQEIGFLTTKIITDDGKKAYIPNQVIFNAPFYNITASPQRRIILNFEIPADEDITKAQKGMLDVIKNLEGVDRLDTSEVIFTDLKQGNFNLQAKFWMKIGANIVQLKSEAYLKIKERLDADNIQLVTPTSISITNGESLPPEHQDK